The genomic window GTAATGCACAATTTAATTGTATTCTTGTGGAAAGCTTTCCACGAAGAGTGGAAGCTGTTAATAGCTGCAAAGTGGAACCGTCTCTATATTAATTTCTTTGTATATAGAATGCAATGTCATTAAAATCCCTGTTTATATagctttattatttgttaatgtgtttaaactagtgtgtgtgtgtgtgtgtgtgtgtgtgtgtgtgtagaccatTTCAATGTCATGATGTCATTTACCCATTACTATTTCCTGCTATTCATGAAACTATTTCAACAAGTTTTCAATAGTTTTtatcaaaattatcaaaaatactttttggatTCTAAGACCTTATACaagttataaatataaatctgGAAATACGTTAGGTCCTCTGTGCTAAAATGCTATTGTTTTATCATTCAAAATGGtctgtatgtatatttttaactAGATCACAatttttatatagaatatatatatatatatatatatatatatgtgtgtgtgcatatgtgtgtttttatattataattaatgattaaaatatagtataatatttctgaaaagaatttgaattgcaaaaaaaactTCTAATGTAAATTATATAGACACAATGTGCTTAACTGTCATAAAAAATATAGATCTACATAAATGGTCCTAAAGTAAGCTAAAAAATGTCTAATAGTGaccacagcattttttttctgaGTTCATTGAAGTAGTTTGTGTTTTCATAATACATGTGTTGGAAATTGAGAACATGATTTTTAATGCACTATTTCAAATTGCCTGTCTAAACAAGTTTGCCTGTGTTTTGTACAGCGGGATGCAGGCAGCTTCAGGATCTGGAGGTGGCTCATGTGGAGGTGGACCCTTGTGGAGATGGGCAGTCAGCAGCAGAGGGCGCTGTGCTCGGACTTTTTGAGTATGATGAGTTCAAAACCAAGAAGAAGGTCCGTGTCACGACCCAACCATACGGGAGGTACATAAAACGCAGATGTTTAGATATTCACAAATTCCTAGGACATTTATAGCATGAATTGTAATAAAGTTACACACATGCTGCACCTCACACTCATCCTAAGAATTCTGGCTCTTTATTGTCTTCTTTCCTGTTTCTTTGCAGTGTGGATTCAGCAGCATGGCAGAAAGGTGTTCTGTATGGGGACGGGCAGAACCTGGCCAGGCAACTAATGGAAGCTCCAGCAAATCACATCACTCCCACAGAATTCGCCAACACTATAGAACAGAAACTCTCACCCTTTGCTCATAAAGTGACCGTCCACAAGAGGTAGTCTTAAAATCAATCGCTCTATTAATTAATGCTGACTCGACACATCACATTTCTGCGTTCGTTTCCCTCTCGTTCTTGAAGGCCTCAGTCTTGGATTGAGAGTGAGCAAATGGGGGCTTTTCTCAGTGTGTCTAAAGGCTCAGAGGAGCCCCCTGTCTTTCTCGAGCTGCATTACAAAGGCAGTTTAGACTCTGCACAGCCTCCTCTTGTGCTAGTGGGAAAAGGAATCACCTTTGACAGGTAACTGCATCTGTAGAGAACCTAGAAACATGAGTAGTTGGGAATTTGAATCtcagataatttttgattgtCTGTTTAATTCCAGTGGTGGTATCTCTCTGAAGCCGTCTTCGGGCATGGATGCCATGCGAGCAGATATGGGCGGAGCAGCCACTGTGTGCTCTGCTCTCGTGACGGCAGCCGCTCTCAAACTCCCAATCAATATCATTGGTCCGTCCACTGCACTAGACACTAGCCACTGCAACCATTCACACACAAACTAATCTCATGTTCCTTATTTCAGGTTTGGCACCACTCTGTGAAAACATGCCAAGTGGAAAAGCAAACAAACCGGGTGACGTTGTCCGTGCCAAAAATGGCAAAACCATTCAGGTATTCTGCACTCGCACATACAATACCGATATGCATTACTGTTTTACATAACTAATGTTGCCAACATTATCTGGAGTTAAATTAGATTTGATTTTTCAGATCATTCTGTgctcaatacttttttttattattattattatttgcaatgttgaaaaaaaaagtgtaataagtTTGCAGAAATTGTGATAAATTTTTGATATGAttaattgaaagttcaaaagagtttatttaattgtttatttaaaatgtttttgtgacaATCTCCAAATTCTTTACTTTTATCGTTCTGGTGTCCTTGGTGAATAAgtatttagtttctttttctttggtAGGTTGACAACACTGATGCGGAGGGCAGACTGATTTTGGCTGATGCTCTGTGTTATGCTCACAGTTTCAAGCCCAGAGCAATAATCAATGCGGCTACACTTACAGGTACCGACACACAAGCTGCATTGATGCTTTTAAGTAAACATAGACTCCTATTGATggtttctctctgtctttgttcTTCTGGCAGGTGCCGTGGATGTGGCCTTAGGTTCTGCTGCTGCAGGAGTGTTTACaaactctgattggctgtgggAGCGGCTGCAAAAGGTAATTAGCAACGTCATAAAATGACTTGAATACTATTCTTCATTGACGTGATCCTTTCAGATTGGAAGGCTTTGTGTGAGCTAATGTCGTCATATGTGTTTTGTGTATTCTCCTAGGCAAGCATTGTTACTGGTGACAGGGTTTGGAGGATGCCACTCTTTCAGCACTACACCAAACAAATAACTGAGTGCGCTCTGGCAGATCTGAACAACGTTGGAAAGTACAGCCGGTACGTATGCACACTCAAACATACTGTTTCACACATTGTATTATTCTTCTTCAAATGTTCCCTTCCTCAAATTCAACTGGACTAGTTACTACTAGTTATGTGAAGTAAaggatataaaaaaacaaaaacaaagaagtcCTAATGTCAACTTCACTATGtaagttaccgtattttccggactataagtcacactctttttcatagtttggctggtcctgcgacttatagtcaggtgcgacttatttagcaaaattaatttgacatgaaccaagagaaatgaactaagagacatgaaccaagagaaaacattaccgtctacagccgcgagagggcgctctatgctgctcagttctcctgtagtctacactgagcagtatagagcgccctctcgcggctggagatggtaatgttttctcttggttcttggttaaataaatgcgacttatagtccagtgcgacttgtatatgttttttcctcatcatgacgtatttttggactaatgcgacttatactcaggtgtgacatatagtcagaaaaatacggtatgtgaaAAGACAATGTTAACGACcaaattttatttatacaaaacacACTTATACTTTGTagtgcatttataatgtttatatattaaatgcgtAGCATATTACATACTCGGACCAAATGCAATTTTCAGTATGTCCTGCCCCAACAACTTGTTTCAATAGAAAAAATGTCTATACCGGTAAGAGAAATGCAGTTTCTTCGATCCTCGTTTGCCCATTGAGTTAtctaagctttatttttttttacatttttattttattttttactttattaagaatatgtttattctgcaaggatgcattaaattggtaaaaaaaaaaaacaaataaacaaaaacaaaaaaatgtaaaagaggtttaaaggtacagtatagttcaccccaaaataggTGTTTTGGaatggaattttcatttttgggtgaactatcccttaaaaataatacttcaaataattgtagttcttttgaattttctgttcgtcgaagaatcctgaaaacagtaATGTTTGccaaatattaagcatcacaaccaTTTTCAAATTTgatcataataaaaaattttttttactcaagCACCATATTAACATATTAgtctgatttctaaaggatcaggTGAAAAttaagactgcagtaatggctgccataaattcatcacaggaataaatgactttttataatgcattagtacaatacagttaaaacattttacttaaattttgatcaaataaatggatttttggtgagcattagagatcTATCTATCACCGACCCCAATATTTCGAACAGCAGTGTGTTTGTTCTATAATCTGTGgttattactgtatttgtttttggGTGCCGTGATGTTGAACCGTCTGTGACCTCACAGCTCAGGTGGAGCCTGCACTGCCGCTGCCTTCCTGAGAGAGTTTGTGACCGCTGATCATTGGGCTCATCTCGACATTGCTGGGGTCATGACCAATAAGGATGAAATCCCATACCTGAGAAAAGGAATGTCTGGAAGACCTACACGTACGCTGGTGGAGTTCGTTGCTGGTTTGGCTTCTGAACCCTAATGTGAAcattgtgacctttgacctggctGCATCAGAAGTATATCCATGATGTTCAGCGAAATGATAGTTTGTGTTATTAATATGTTTGCTGCTGAAATTAGCAGACAAGTGATCAACGCAGTGAAAGAATCAAAAAAGTCAATGTTGGAGGCACAAGAAGAAACTTTCAGTGCCAAGAACAGAAAACGATATCTAATGGAAACTGTGGACAAGCACTGCTAGAACACACTGTATCTAAAATCTAGTTACTTTGAATAGCAAGGAATGAAACTGTAGAATAGAAAAGACCAGTTTGCTGGACTTCctttttaaaatggtattgtATAAACCGGTGGTGCAAGTTTCTgggaatttttttaaattctgcatATTTGTGTAATAAGATTACATGGTAGCAGTGTTATACCATGcataaatgcacaaaatacaAGGTCAGTAAAGTAATGTGGCAATGAAGACTGTGATAAATGTCACGGTGAAAGACTGGTGTGTTAGCATTGAGTCTGGATGTGCTGCCCAAACTCTATTTACCTTGAAAACATACGTTGAATTATGtaaatgaacatttttcattaatttgatcTTTCATTAAACACTtcatttatgcttaaaacatgtGCCGCCTTGTGTTGCcttattaatgttgaaatgaacTCAAAAGTGTCATTATTTCAGGATTtgctcgccctcatgttgttccagacttgAACGACTGGCTTCTGCGTGAACTTAAGACTTCGGAGAATGTTGGTAACCGAACAGTTTTGGTTACCGTTGACTTCcattaaatggattaaaaaaacatttcttaaaatatatttttagaagaaagaaagtcaaaccggattagaatgacatgagggtgggtaaatgatgacagagttaaAATTTGGGGccgaactatccttttaaatgcTGCTTACTAGTATATTCCCACCCATGTCTTAAGATTGACACTGTGTCCTATGAAGaggtaatgtttaaaaaaaaaaatctgtacaaaGGCTATTCATGTGATTTTGGTCATTATGTTGAAACTTTTGAACTCAATAACTGgaaaagtccaaaaaaaaaaaaaaaaaaaagacaagtgaGTCACTGTGCACACCACTAGATGGCTTTGTGAAAGTGAATGGAGGAAAAAGGGAAGGCTTGTGTTATCTCAGAATGTTCAGTGTTGTGTCAGCTGGGCCTGCGCACTCATTTACACACAAAACAGGACAATTTACTGGAATGAAGCCCTCTCAGTCACACCatgcctctgtgtgtgtttctaacTTTAGGAACATTCTAACTATCATCTGGGGACACTAAAAGTTACTAAAAGATGCATCCAGAAATTGGCAAAATCTCACAAAAACAATTTGATCACATCCTCAAAGATAAAAGTAAATGTCAAAAATGTGAaggtgtttttaaaagaaaaaaatcattgtcTTTTAGAATTTTGGTtggaattcatttttattttcagtcagGTTTAACAGAAGTTGTGCTGTAAGCTGATGTGGAATTTGTGCAATAAACTTAATCTGAAAAGCGGGTCGAGATAGAGAGGAGAACGATTGTTCTAACAGTGCGCACGCACCCCCACAatccccctacacacacacaacccaaATATCCCCTTTACAAGCATACACCATCCTTACCTACAGATTCTAATGAACAGCACAGCACTGTCACCTTTCTACATAAAAATTTTTATTGTCAAGTAACTTTTACTCGCAGTATTTCTGTAAATGTACTTTTTAGACAGTATTGCAGATGACATCTATTTTACTGCATTTAGTTTGTAGTTGATTTATAGTCTGGTGGACAAAATCAGACTTCATTTAGTCATTAAGGTGTGAATCATATTAAGTCATCAAAGTTTCTTGGTGATGAATTGAGATTCTGTGATATGCCCATCTTGGGAGAGTCAGTGTATGTGTATTTGAGAGTATAGAGTTATATGCATGAGATCTGTGGAAGGAAGAGAGAAAGCACTAACAGCTTTGataacagttttgttcaaaagtGCAGCCAGAGGACAAGGTCACCCTCATACAGTCAAAATATACTCTTTGCCACTTTGTTCTTCTTTTCTTAAAGTGGGAAGGGTTTGTAATAAATGTAGAGCTGATATCCAACTCACAAAATCGTTTGCAACAtgttaaattgttttaatgaCACTATGAAAATGTGCAATGATGAGGACTGAAAAATAGCTTACATTTAATAATTCAACAGACACGTTGTCCAGTAtttctaaatatctaaatattttgtagACAGCATTGTTATTAAATACAAAGAAATTTGTCAATTTTGTAAAAGTCTCTCTagatcttttgttgttgttgttaatttaccttagattttacatttacatttctgctATGTCATAAATTTCAAGTTATGCCAAAATACCAGTTTCTGCAATCAAATGTCAGagatttcaatatttaaaatattaaaacatttaacatcTCCTGCCAAAGAAATTAATACTATTAAATATCAAAGATACATTTAGTTGATCAAAATTGAAagtaaggacatttataatgttacaataatgtgtctttttttatttatttatgttaaactGTGTTGTAATGTGAATTTGGGAACTGtatgaaataataaacattacaatattgtatattttagatttgtcttatttttattaaaaatagttgctgttcttttaaacttttttttatttttatcaaatacccccccccccccccccccccaaaaaaaaaacaagcgttTTTCTACTGTGGTAAGTAACAACTGTTTCTTGTGCACTAATCAGCATAAATCTttggcatcacagaaataaatgtaaaatgtgctaatattttacaaaattataaatttcaatgtttttttattgtaataaatgcagccttgctgaacctgagatttctttttaaaaaatgttaaaaacacttACTGACCACCAATTTGAAAGTAAATGCAACTTGAATGAATACTCCATTAAGCCTGGGCCACTTAAGCACAACCTCAGAGCAATAATATAAatttctgggtgtgtgtgtgtgttttgggttgAGGGGGTTGTGCATGTATGTTTTGGGCCTGCAAATTACctattgtgtgtatgtttttgggttgcatgttaatgtgtgtgtgtgtgtttgagagagcgTGTGTGACCGTACTCCCCCTCTTCAGACAGGACTGTGATTGGCTTTAAACAGATTAACATTCTAACGGTCAGAGTCTCAAATCCACCCGGTAACAAAGAACAAAAACTGCTCATTAAAGCATGCTGACCCTACCGCATGTTCCCTCTTTTTCCTAtgaatatttcttttatttttctctccaCCTGGCCTTTATGTTCAGATGAGTATATATTTAGTCACACATTTATATCTTAGTTATCATTTTGTTTCAGCTGCAGCATGCCTACACATTCGGCTTAAGATAACTGTTTgactgtattaatttatttttgtaatgcaacTTTCAACTTCCCTCTcatattacagtaaattaaaagtCCAATACTAGACTAACATGTcatttgtttatatacatatgtgtatatattattattattttattattattcactttgAGGCTGGAAAAGGCTTTCATagcaatatcattaaaaaaatataataatataataaacattctTGGTCTAGTTCATGTTGATTTTTGCTGTGTCACTTAAGTGCATAATGACTCTGCAACCAGAGATGAGGAATGTGATTTTGTTCACTCCTACTGCTTTACCTACAGGTATGTGCAATTCACCTGCAAGTCATGCACAGCATTGAGGAAGTGtttctgatctctctctctctctctctctctctctgtctgtcttgttTTCTCTTTGCATTGTCTCTCTGTTGAGCAAGAAGAAGGTGTGTTGAATGCATTGATTGTATGAAAggtgtttctgtgtgtgagaATAAATAGAATAAACTCTTCTCAGAGACTTGTATTTCACACATTGTGGTtggttcatttatttttgtttacagtcaaGTTTAGGGAATCTATGGTTTATTGaaccattttaattattaattagtgATTATGGTTATTAGATGAATAATTTGTTTGCCTGGGAAGATGATGGCATATATAAGTGAAAGGggcagttcaccaaaaaatgagaCTTCTCAAGTTGTTTTAATTCTGTACACtgaaaaatgaagaagaaaaatagTGTAGAATAAAttttatcttttatctttatcttttaataaaaaacaaagaaatggtACACTTTGAACTAGACACTGAATATGaaattttgaaaaagaaagactgaaatattgtTTTCTTGTTGAAGCATACTCCGATAATCTTAGATTTACAAAGACTAAAAGATGGAAAGATGTTTCCATGTTTCGCAAGTTCAGAAGTATCGATTTTTATtgaaaggtaaataaataattaaatattcatatttgaagtattttaaatatatatatatatatatatatatatatatatatatattaaatatatatatatatattttaaatatatatatatatatatattttaaatatatatatatatatatatatatatatattttaaatatttatatatatatatatatatatatatatatatatataaatttagtcagttattttaattaactaaatattaaagaACTACTTAATACAGGGTTATGGTTTGGTTTTGGGTTAATGTcttttaattatgcataatttacctttattacTACAAGTGCATGTAACAACTATGTCACAATAAAATTAAGTGTTATCTGCAAGTTAATGAGAAATGAGAATTTAACTTTGTTAAATTAAAGTGTTATTGTTATgtataagttattttatttctttctaaCAAATTTATTGTGGACatgaccatttaaaaaaactgaattcattaaatttgaaatgcacacacacacacaccagctagAGGTCAGTAAACTGGTGAAATTGTTATTTTGGAGGCAATTTCATTCAAACATTCCCAGAGTTCTATGAGGAACAGAGTATGTGTTCATCTTTGTGTCACTTTGAAGTCTTTATTGCATAAATCAGAGAAACTCAATGGGATGGTAAGCTCTGATATttgtaaggtgtgtgtgtgtgtgtgtgtgtgtgtgtgtgtgtgtgtggaatgctGCTCTGGCCTGTCTCCAGGTTTCCAGGTTAAGGGAGGGATAGCGTTTCCAATCCGAGAGGCTGGAAGGATTCTGGTTTGGTGAGTTTCtgagaggcacacacacacacacatacacagacacacacacagagagaggaacaGGTTGCTCGGACTAGACCGGTGAGAAAGATGTGAGACGAAACATTTCCTGGTACTGCTGTAGACATAGACATACACGCACGCACACTTTCTTTTCATCAGTGTCCTTACATATGTAGTGTTAATGAAAATTTTGTTTTTGACCTTTGGCATTTCAGACTGGTTCAGTATTTCTACAggtttttttgttaatattttttcctcCTGGAATGTGAAGATTATGTCAGTGAGAGGCAGGTACAGAGACGGCTGctaattactctctctctctctctctctctctctctctctctctctctctctctctttctccacccGGTCTCCCTCGTTttctctccctcctcctccttGCCAGTGAAGGAGAGAAGCAGGGGAATGAACAGCAGGGACGGGGAAGTGAAACAGTTTGGAGACAGAAaccaaaagagaaaaagaagagaaaCTTAAACGTTTTTTCACCACTGTGGACTGTCACGACCTGTGTGAACAGACACGGCATCGGGTGAAGTACAGAGAATCAGGGATGAATGTGGCTGATCTGCTGTACCTTTGATTAATGCAACGCACAGATTCTCTTTGACAGCTACTTAAAAGCACAGGTGCGTACATTCCCAGGCATGTCTTTTTGTGATTCTCTCCGTCAGTGTCttatgttttgtctgttttccgTCCTTGTTCTCTGTGTGTCATCTTCTCACAGATGGTCCAGTGATCACATTCTCCCCTCTgaccttatttattttcatagagTTAAACTgacatctctctctgtctttccctcactccatttttctttcttttttccatctTACAGTTGTAAGGTGTTGCGAAAACTGTGTTGAAAGTTGCTCTGCtggtcttttgtgtgtgtgtgtgtgtgttgtgtaactGCACTCAGGGGGTGTGCTATAATttagtgtgtgtgaaagaatcaGGTTTCTGACAATGAGATGGCTCAGTCTAAgagaaaaaacaataaataaaatctattgagAGACGTCAAGGCCCGTTCTAGCCAGTGTACAGTAAGACTTTGCATATCCCGTGCTGTAAGTGTAGACGTGTACTTTTTTCAGATGGGAATGGCACAACATGAACGGACAGGACACGCACTTCACTTTAAAGATTAAACTCTGTTTCATAAGCAAATAATTTTTCTAGAGcagtagaatgttttttttttttttttaccaacaatATGTGGAAATGAAGTCCTGATGCATGTAAGAGGGAAGTGCCTCAGCTTCAGCTTAGTCTTTAAAATAATCGCCAAATGTAGCTACATCTGATAAAGACCTCATTTTAGAAATGCCCAAAATATTCTTTAAAGGTAAAAATGACTCATATACTGTATGCCATgcacaaatgtatattttagggttagagttagttTGTTTCAATTGTAATTAGCTTTATGTAAGAAGAATAGCTAGATAACTAGCTAAACGTGCGTGTGGGTGGGAGTGTTTACTTAACTGTACTCGAGGTATAATTTTGCCCGCAGAAGAGAGCTAAATCGTATAAAACCTCCCTTTGTGGGCAACTAGGGACTTTTTCAATTGGaaaaatgattcataaataagccatttttcatttattaaaactttttctATTAGTTAGCAGTAGTAATTTTTATATCTTTGTATGGAGATCATAGTCTATGTCCCTGTTTAGATATCTAGGTAAATGTCTATGAGTGCCTTTGAATGGATTGTTTCATGTAGGGGGTAAAGAGGTCAGTGGTCTTGAGAGCCGACCTGCTGTGGCTTTGCATTGTGGGGGATGtagtttaaaagaaataaacgaAGTAGAAAAGAAAAGACAACCTGCCTCTGTGTCTGCGTGTCTCCATGGTCATGTGATTCTCTGTTATTACTCTAAATACCGCATCTGTTAAATGTGTAGGCATGTTTATTTGGTGACAGACCTTTAGGGGCCCACTAGTGCATACACtttggcttgtgtgtgtgtgtgtgtgtgtgtttgaaatctGATGTGTGGCTCTGACTTCAACCAGTTCTCACTGACTCCAGCTGCTTTCTTAGAAGGCAGCATGTTTAGGTCCATATGTGTTTTATGTGAATTTATATGCATTTCACTTTCATTCATTTagtaaacattcaaatatttcaaatttcCTTTTTATATTGGTGATAAAAAATTCCTAAAGACTTCATACTTTTTGTCTCATGAATTGTTAGAGTGAACGTTGAGACAGAGATGCTTTACTTGTATCTCTGGCTTAAACTCTCTTGCTGAGATTAGTTAGTTTCTGTCAATCCATTCAAACTTTCTGTTTTAATGAACTGAtttaacattttgaacatttgGTAGGTATATCATTAAGACAGGAGCAAAAATCCATGCAAAGTTGCAGCATTTGGATAATTTCCCTTAATCAGTTCAATCAAACtgtcatctctcaaaaataatttaatatagaaaaatataagttcataattatagttttttgttagtttattgtTACATTGCTgcataaaaaattaattctgtTTGATGACAAAAATTTTTAGCtgtcaatattaatttttttttttttttgctatatcaTCCAGTCTTATTctcaaaatgtcttta from Carassius auratus strain Wakin chromosome 1, ASM336829v1, whole genome shotgun sequence includes these protein-coding regions:
- the LOC113107009 gene encoding cytosol aminopeptidase, giving the protein MLLPLRRVLLKAVRQHNYRFFSESHATSINTRKGLVLGVYEKQSDDEGILLTEAAASFDSSISGKLSEMLTISGPPLKKGKSRIFYGLHQDFPSVVVVGLGKSGTGVCGKENWDNCKESIRAAVSAGCRQLQDLEVAHVEVDPCGDGQSAAEGAVLGLFEYDEFKTKKKVRVTTQPYGSVDSAAWQKGVLYGDGQNLARQLMEAPANHITPTEFANTIEQKLSPFAHKVTVHKRPQSWIESEQMGAFLSVSKGSEEPPVFLELHYKGSLDSAQPPLVLVGKGITFDSGGISLKPSSGMDAMRADMGGAATVCSALVTAAALKLPINIIGLAPLCENMPSGKANKPGDVVRAKNGKTIQVDNTDAEGRLILADALCYAHSFKPRAIINAATLTGAVDVALGSAAAGVFTNSDWLWERLQKASIVTGDRVWRMPLFQHYTKQITECALADLNNVGKYSRSGGACTAAAFLREFVTADHWAHLDIAGVMTNKDEIPYLRKGMSGRPTRTLVEFVAGLASEP